One region of Citrus sinensis cultivar Valencia sweet orange chromosome 6, DVS_A1.0, whole genome shotgun sequence genomic DNA includes:
- the LOC102577949 gene encoding prolycopene isomerase, chloroplastic: MFISCCSLSIPELNFTPSLINHNSQVLIHQNRSKFTALSNKVQSFGQRDAMQLGSSSKPRIRNYMIQSFEHVNTLPFSDYKFSRMKLFKPRYEKSSLFSGDSLKSSNFNGSTLRSEDLGCGESERNRDFALMAKTVMSVDNLVEIGGNEGMSRGADDYDAIVIGSGIGGLVAATQLAVKGARVLVLEKYVIPGGSSGYYERDGYTFDVGSSVMFGFSDKGNLNLITQALAAVGCEMEVIPDPTTVHFHLPNDLSVRVHREYSDFVAELTSKFPHEKEGVLAFYGECWKIFNALNSLELKSLEEPIYLFGQFFKRPLECLTLAYYLPQNAGNIARKYIKDPQLLSFIDAECFIVSTINALQTPMINASMVLCDRHFGGINYPVGGVGGIAKSLAKGLADKGSEILYKANVTKVILEHGKAVGVRLSDGREFYAKTIISNATRWDTFGKLLKGEQLPKEEENFQKLYVKAPSFLSIHMGVKAEVLPPDTDCHHFVLEDDWNRLEEPYGSIFLSIPTVLDSSLAPEGQHILHIFTICSIEDWEGLAQKDYDAKKELVADEIINRLENKLFPGLKQSIAFREIGSPKTHRRYLARDQGTYGPMPRGTPKGLLGMPFNTTGINGLYCVGDSCFPGQGVIAVAFSGVMCAHRVAADIGLEKKSPVLDAGLLRLLAWLRSMA; encoded by the exons ATGTTCATCTCTTGTTGCTCTCTTTCCATACCTGAATTAAATTTCACTCCTTCACTTATAAACCATAATTCTCAGGTTTTGATTCACCAAAATAGGTCGAAGTTTACTGCTCTAAGTAATAAAGTTCAGTCCTTTGGTCAGCGTGACGCTATGCAGTTGGGTAGTAGCAGCAAACCCAGAATCCGAAATTATATGATTCAATCTTTTGAACATGTAAATACTCTACCTTTCAGTGATTACAAGTTCAGTAGGATGAAACTATTCAAACCCAGATATGAAAAAAGCAGTCTTTTCTCTGGGGATTCACtaaaaagctcaaatttcaatGGTTCCACCCTGAGGAGTGAGGATTTGGGTTGTGGGGAAAGTGAGAGGAATAGGGACTTTGCTTTGATGGCAAAGACAGTGATGAGTGTTGATAATTTGGTGGAGATAGGGGGAAACGAAGGAATGAGTAGAGGAGCTGATGACTATGATGCAATTGTTATAGGGTCAGGTATTGGGGGCTTGGTTGCAGCTACACAGCTGGCAGTGAAGGGAGCTAGGGTTTTGGTGTTGGAGAAGTATGTGATTCCTGGTGGAAGCTCCGGGTATTATGAGAGGGATGGGTATACTTTTGATGTTGGTTCTTCTGTGATGTTTGGGTTCAGCGATAAG GGCaatctaaatttgataacCCAAGCACTGGCAGCTGTTGGTTGTGAGATGGAGGTGATACCTGATCCAACCACTGTCCATTTCCACCTACCAAATGACCTTTCTGTTCGAGTTCATAGAGAATATAGTGATTTTGTTGCAGAGCTTACCAGTAAATTTCCTCATGAAAAGGAAGGAGTCCTTGCATTTTACGGTGAATGTTGGAAG ATCTTCAATGCCTTGAACTCATTGGAGCTGAAGTCTCTTGAAGAGCCAATCTACCTTTTTGGACAGTTCTTTAAGAGGCCTCTTGAATGCTTGACACTtg CCTATTATCTGCCTCAGAATGCTGGAAACATAGCTCGAAAGTACATAAAGGATCCACAGCTGTTGTCCTTCATAGATGCAGAG TGCTTTATAGTGAGCACAATCAATGCTTTGCAGACACCAATGATCAATGCTAGCATG GTTTTATGTGACAGGCATTTTGGAGGGATTAACTACCCTGTTGGTGGTGTCGGTGGAATTGCAAAGTCATTAGCAAAAGGCCTGGCTGATAAGGGCAGTGAAATACTCTATAAGGCTAATGTAACCAAAGTTATACTTGAGCATGGCAAAGCT GTAGGAGTGAGACTATCAGATGGAAGGGAGTTTTATGCCAAAACCATTATATCCAATGCTACAAGATGGGATACATTTG GGAAGCTATTAAAGGGAGAACAACttccaaaagaagaagaaaattttcagaaaCTATATGTCAAGGCTCCTTCGTTTCTTTCCATTCACATGGGTGTTAAAGCTGAGGTTCTGCCACCTGACACAGATTGCCACCATTTTGTGCTTGAg GATGACTGGAACAGACTGGAGGAGCCTTATGGAAGTATATTTTTAAGCATTCCAACAGTTCTTGATTCATCTTTGGCTCCAGAGGGGCAACATATTCTTCACATATTTACAATTTGTTCCATAGAGGACTGGGAG GGACTGGCTCAAAAGGACTATGATGCAAAGAAGGAGCTTGTGGCAGATGAAATAATCAATAGACTGGAGAACAAACTGTTTCCTGGGCTtaaacaatcaattgcttttaGGGAG ATTGGGTCACCAAAGACACACCGGCGGTATCTAGCTCGCGATCAGGGTACCTATGGGCCAATGCCTCGTGGAACACCCAAGGGCTTGTTGGGAATGCCATTTAACACAACA GGGATAAATGGTCTTTACTGTGTTGGAGATAGCTGCTTTCCAGGACAAGGTGTAATAGCTGTTGCTTTTTCTGGAGTAATGTGCGCTCATCGAGTAGCTGCTGATATTG